The DNA sequence AACGTCATAAACGCGCAGACCATCCTGCCCCGCTGCCGTATATAGGTACTCTCCACGAAGCTGAATAGCGCGGGTGTTACCATCAACGCCGTGGTGTTCATGGCTCTCCTGCAGCTCAAGCCCCCTCTCCTGGTGCGCCTTAAAGTAGTCCGGATAGGCGTAGCGTTGTAGGTAACTTCCGATCACTGCCTGCGGCTCCTCCCACTCAGTCACCTGAACCCCAGCCACGCCCTGCTCACTCGTAGCAACCCAGGTATAGTACCCCATGAAATTAACGAAGTTAGTTCCTAAGAGAAGAAGCTGCGCCATGATGGCGTTGTTGTCGTTATCTTTAGAGATATGACAATCCTTACACCCCTTGGTCTCGGTGGTACGCACCGTATGGGGAAAATGTGGAGCAAAGGCCTGTGAGCTGTAGCCACCACCCGATGTGGGGGGTTGCTGGAAGTAGACCTTCTGTCGATTAGCATCGACGGAGCTTAGAATAAGTGCGCTCGATGAACGCACCGGCACTATCTTGCCGTTCTTGGCAGGGCCGTGCCGTCCAAGTTGATACATATCGTCACGCGCTACCTGTGGATTGTAACTCGCCCAGTTGCGGGTCTCCTTGCCCTCATAGTGATTGACCTTACTCTTCCAGTTAGCCTGTATAGGAAGGTGACATCCCCCGCACGCCGTGGTCCACGAGCTATGGCAGGCGAAACACGCCATCTCGCTATTGGGGTGTGCGAGCTTTGATTCAAATCCAGGCTTAGTTCCCTGCTGTGCTGCTGCGATCTTGTAGGTTTCAGCCCCCTCTGTGAGCTTCATAACTAGCTTCGCGTCGGCGGCCCGTTTATTATAATCACGACTCTCTGGATCTACGGAATCCCTGACCTGCTTAACGCGCCACTGCATGCCCTTTGTAACCATCGAGCGTTGATAGAGCTGATTATCTAGCCAAGCAAACTGGCTCTCTCCCCACGGAGTGCGCTTAACGGCGAGATCGTTTCCACCCGCAGGTGCCGCAGGTCCAGAGGTTTTAAGGGTTGCGCGTTTAGTTAGATCACCGTGACAATCCTCGCACCCGATCTCTACTGCCTGCGCTACCTCTCCGTAGATATTACCATCCCCGTGCGTATCCTGCCCAAAGTGACAATCAACACACTGCATACCAAAATCAACATGGATATCTTTTAGGTGCACAGCTTTTTTGAATTTATTAGGATCCTCGAAAGATACTAGCTTGCCATCCTTATCGAGTAGATGCCCCTTGCGATCGCGCTTATATACCGCTCTAAAGTTCCAGCCGTGTCCGTGATAGTCTGCAAACTGAGTTGTGTTTAATTCTGGATTAAGCTCACTAACCCGCTTTAAGAAATCCATATCGCTCCACTTGCCGCGAATAGCAGCCTCTTCGGGATTATGTTTAAGTGAGTTAAAGCTCTCCTCCATCGTCGGATAACGTTGCTTCTCAGGCCACATCTTTGGAGCGTCAGCTTCATAATCCCACATCGTGTAGCCGAGGTAGGTGTTTAAGAACATATTAGGCTGGTGCATATGGCACACCATGCACTGACTGGTCGGAATTGCTCGGGTAAAAACGTGCTTGAGGGGATGCCCCCCCTCATTCTTAGGAATAGTAGGATCGGTGGTTATAGATCTGCCATCGTGTCCATACTTAGCATAGGGCCCTGAGTGTAGCGGATCGCGATCATTTGCATAGACCGCGTGGCAGGCCGTGCATCCACTACTTCTATAGTCACCCGGATGATCGTTCGTTCCAAGAAAACTCAGGTGCGGATCGTTTAGGCGAGTCTTATGGATATTCAGCAGCGGCACAGCGATGCGTGCGCCAGTTCCAGGGCCACGATTTGAGGCCCTAATGTCCGGCCTTCCTGAATCCTCAAGGGAGTTCGGCAACCCAACCTCCGCGAACTGAGTCTTGTTAAATATTCCGCCCCGTTCAAAGACCCTAAATATATCTGCCGGTGGAAAGATCTCCCAGGTAGGAAGGGGCAGAAGCTTTTCAAGCACCCCACGCGCGCGCATCTGAGCCGTTAGGGGCCTTCCATCATGCACGAGAGAGGCTGGCTCTCCAGCCCGCGTGTAGCCCTCACCTAGCAGATAGCGCTTATTGGGCAAGAGTCCGTTATTGTACGCCGCCCCTCCAAAGAACATGGCAGAGGTTGTCATCAGGCTTTTTTTAACCGCCGTAACGATCTTAGCGTGACACCCTCCGCACGCTTCGGGAGCTGCGCGCAGGTCGCCTGGATTTACAAAGCGCACAAACTCAACCGGCTCCTTTATCAGCTCGGTATAGGAGTTTTTTGGATTAGCCGAGGACGGCCAGCTCTCTGGGTGCGTCGGCAAAACGTGCGCAAGCCTCTTTGCGTCCTGATAGGCGGGGTCATCCGTTTTTAGACCGTTTGCTCTAATAGTTGGGTCACCACCGTGACACTCGGCGCATCCGATCTGAACAGCTGGATTCTCATGCATCGTTGGGGCATCGGTCTTAACGTGGCAGTCGAGGCATCCCTTGCTACTCTCCTGCATCTTTTCAGTGGAGCCCCCGGGCTGCAGCACGTTCTTATAGCGCTCCTCTGCATTAACGCTCCTAGTGCAGCAGAGCTCTAATGTATTGGCCGATATAATAGCCACTACACAGACAATTAGGCAGGCGCGCATTAGAGCTATAGTTTGGGCTGCTATTCGTGGCTCTATCTTTTTCATCAAGCGTTAGTACTGAAAAATAAAATTAGTAAATGCATCGTAGTTCGTCTTATCACCGAAGAGGTTCTTCTGACCCTGTCCAGGTAATAATACCCCTACGCCGGTCCTAATCAGCACGTTATTGTTAAGGAAGGGACGATAGAGAAAGCCTACCGAAAGATCCACGCCGATATTCCTGCTAATAGAACCGTCCTGTCTTAGGTCCTGAATAACCGCTACCTGATCAAACTGCAGGAGGCTCGCATTTGTAATTAACTTAAGCTCAGGAAGAACCTCAACATCAACACCGAGGTTATACAGCCTTAGCCCTGGATTAACGAAATTTGATTGTCCAAGCTCCTTACCGGCTCTTAGATTTGGAAGAAGGCTATTTCGACTAACGAGGTTTACTCCACCACCACCGATAAACGGTATCGCCTCACGCTGAAAGAAGGAGAGATCGCCCCCTGCAAAGTTTGGATTATCAAAGATGGCGTCGAATCCATTGGCCTGACCATCATACGGGTCATCATCGCCCGAGGCCCAGAAGCATGAGGCGCGAATACGAACGAAGTCTATATCGTACGAGATCTCCTGCGCGAACATTGCTGCGTTAATATTAACCTGCCTACCTGCGATCTGATTGTGACTCTCTGAGCCGGTCACATAATAGAACTGCGTCGTTGTATTCACCCGACCGAGATGCCCATCTCCTCCGACACCGAGATACGTTGAGTATATATTCTTATCGCGCTGGTCGCCGAGGGCACCTGGCCGCACAAGAAAGTTGTTATTATCGTACTTAGCGCCCTCATCCCCCGCCGTGTCTGCGCGGTAAACAACGCTAAAAAGCATAGTGTGCCCAAGCGCAAGCGCATCCTGACGAAACATATTTGCTACAAAAATATCCTCATGTCGGTCAGTAAAGGTGGTGTTAATACCTGAGTTTGTATCCTTATCGAGCCGCGAGAATCCAGCCAAATTAAACTGAGTCTTATTATCATCGTAATTTCCAAACAACCGCACCCCAGGCTCATTATCATTAAATAAGAACCCTCTAAAATCTGCATTGAACTGCTGTATACCGATGCGACTAGATACGAAATCATACCGTTCAGAGAGGTTCGCCAGATGCACATCGGCGAAGAGCTCCTGAAATCCGATGGCGCTATCGGAACGAACGTTTCCGTATCCAGGATCGGCCTTAACGATTCCGTCCTCATTTGCCGTAAGGTTATTAAAGTTAAATATCGGCGCGATACGGATCTCAAGGTCGGGGGGCTTAAAGGAGGTGTTGCCCTTAATAATACTGAGCGAGGCGATCACGTTCTGTGTGAAGAAGCTCTGGTCCCCGTCGCCAAATACGTTATTGCTGTTTGGCCTCTTAGTGGATGCGCCCCCAACGGAAACTGGCAACCGTCGCACCTCAAACATCGAGTCGGAGATGATAGAGAGCTCAGTAAACCAATCCTCGCCCGGCGTGCCGAATACCGGCAGGTCACCCTTAAGCACGTTCTGATTGTACGGGTCGTATAACCTCCCCACATAGAACATCCTCCAACGATCGGGGATCGCCACGAAGTCAGATGCTGAGTTCTCTATCGGGGGTATAGATTCATAGATATAATTGGGAAATGTAGGTGTCTCCTTATCAGGGAATCTTCTCGGCAGATCCTCCTCATAAATTGTATCCGCTGCCCCTTGCGGCTCCTTTTCATCGGCAAAAGCCCCGGGGGGAATAGAACAAAGGACCAACACCGAAAACACTGCGAGGCGCTGAATGTAGGTCAATAACCCCACCGATACCCCTCCTCTCTTACGAGGATCTGAAGCACGGGCTTGCCCCATCTATCTTATCCCTCACCACAGACGTTCTGCTCGTTATCCCTAATGAACGGCGCCTCGGGGCAGTTCACATAGCGTAATCGAAGCTGCGCTTGTGGCAGATCGATCTGATCGGCGCGCATCTCTAGCGGCGCATTAAATCCGAGATCGGCATCTCCAGTAGTTGTATGTCCAGCATAATCTAGCCCACGACGACTTGCGCCGTAGAACGCAACGAGATCGTCCTGATCAATTCCATCTCCACTCACCCCTATAGCGCCTATCAGCACACCTCCTCGATAAAGGGGCACAGCGCCCGGGAAGATCTGCATGCCGTTTCTTAGTCGGTTCCCAAAGGCAGCGCTATTAGCACAGTTCCCTGGAACAGAGCCTGGGTGCATAATAGGCCCAGCTAATCCGCCAAATACAAGGTCTAACGAGAGTCCGGTATTAAATACGCTCCAACTCACTCCGGGTGCTGTGCCTGGAAATGGTAGAGAGAACGGCCCGTTGGGACTGCCATTAATTCCATCGGGAAAGAATGGGCGCGCCAAGTTTCCGATCGAGCGATTAGCAAAAGCTATCGAACCATCGAGACTCCTCCCCGTAAATGTAGCAAAGAGTGTCGCATAGTTTACAGGGATTCCCGCAGCGAGCTTCGCTCCAGCATCAGCGGAGCTTATAAAGGCTGCAGCACGCGCTTTTTGAAGCGAGACATCGATACCAAAGACCGGCGCATCCGTTGAACGAATAAATCCAAGCGGTTCTCCAAGCTGATCAACGACGAAGACCGAGACCCTTGCCGCGGTATCGCGTGGGGTACGGATAGCGGCGCGCGTACGGTTCGCCGTTAAGATTGCAGAATCAAGGAGCGCGTCAACCTCTTCCACCTGAAGCTGCACGCCGCCAGCTAGCGCGCGCCCTGCGCGCGTAGGGTACCGTCCGATTAGCACAGCGACGGGAATACCGGCGCGAACCGTGTTGGCAACTCCGGAGCCCCCCGTTCCAAAAACAGTACCTGCCTTAATACCACCTGAGGTATACGAGGGCTCTGATTTAATGGAAGCTAGCTCAAGCTGATCAAGCTCCGCCTGTGTCTCTAGCTCAGAGTAACTAATGTCAGAGAAGCGGAGCGAGCGCCCCGCGAGCGATATATTATCAGCTACACGTTGCGCTGGGGCCTCAAAGCTAACACTTGCTGCCAGCGCCACGCGCTCCTCGGGGGCATCGTCGTAGTCTTGGATATCTCGGTCTATAGTATAGAGCCCATCGAATTCAATTCCTACGCCACCAACTAGATCTCCGTTTTTATAGAGCGGAATCCCTCCAGGATCGGCCGAGAGCCCAAGCGGCATAGGACGCGGACCGGCCCCACCGTTAGCGAGGGTAACATCCCCACAGATCAGTTGTGAAAACTGAACCCCAAAGAGCGGACCACCGGGCTGGCTAGTCTGACCGGGAAGGTAGTTCTCCTGAATAATCTGGCCCGCTGTTCTGCTCGAGAAGGCGTTTCCCTGACTGCTGAGATACGCCCCAGTGCCGGCTTTTGAGATCGCAGCAAGCGTTGCCTGAACAACGAGCCCCTCAAGTCCTCCATTCGCCCCCACCTGGCCATTAATCGTTGTGGTTAGCGGTGCACCCTGCATCTGATAAAGGGCGAGCACGTTTCCGGTCCGATCAACGACGGAGAATGTTCCTGCGGAGCCAAGGCTACGGGTGGCGGTAACGGCCTGCCTTAGAATAAGGGTTACATCGGCTACTGAGAGGGATTGATTAGGGCAGCTTCCATCGCAATTAAAGTTGGCTCCACCTGAACCGCCGCTCCCGGATTCACTACCGCCACCACTACCCCCACATGCTGAAAGTATGGCAAGCGAGGTTAGTATGCCCAAAAAACTTTTATGGCTCATCAACAAACATCCTTCTATCTGGTTAATCCGTGCAGAAACTCAACGATATCTTGCTTCCTTTGCTCTGGAAACCCAAGAGCATCGTGGTAGGAGTGACACTCGACGCACCCCGACTTAACGAAGCCGACTCGCTGCTCCTGGGCGTGGCACTCCTGGCAGAGCTTCTTACCTGGGATCAACAGATCTGTCGTTTTAGTGGAGGTGCGGGTCTTATCGTGACACGACTCGCAGCTAAACTCCTCATGCGCCCCGTGGCTAAAGCGAGCTGCCGTAAACCAGACCTCAGGGATATTCGGTTTTACTACCGTATAGTGCGAGTTGGTGTCGGAACGTTCAGCCTCTAGCTTCTCAGAATATGTATGACACAAAAAGCACCCAGTTTTAGTGAATAGCTCGCGCTCGGCTGTTCGGGCACTCTGTGCAATCAGCTCTATGTTAACCGGCAACTCAGGAGATGCCTCAGTTACTGCGCCATCTGGAATGCGTCGCTGCATTTCGTTTGAGGTCTCAGGTAAGCCCTGACCATCTTTTAACAGGAGCAGCTTCGTATACTCGGTAAAGAGTGCGGGATAAATCGCCTCAGAATCCCCATGCGGAACCTCTACGTTGGGTAACTGCTCATCAAAGCCTAGTGAGTGACAATCACGACAATGCTTGTCAAAACTAATAGGTTTAAGTCTCTTAAAGTTAGCGTTTAGCTCGTGGCAGGCGTTACACTCTAGCGTTAGCGGACCATCCTTGCCCCGAAGCCCTGCTTTTAAGTGCACCTCGTGATTAAGCTTAATCTGCGAACTATCCACTGCCTTAACAGTATCATCCAAACTCACCCTAGAGGTCACTCCACTAGTATCCGTAACGTTAATTCGAAACTGCGGGTGGTTAGCAAAGCTAGCAACATTCTCAACCGTTGCATCAGTTTTTAAACCGGTCATATCTGCATGACAACTTACACAGAACCCCGGATCGTGCGATATCAGACCGCGGTCACCTTCGTGCTCAATATGACATTCGCCGCAACGTGATTTGAGCTCCGGATGGTGCTGATTAAAGCTCTCTATTCCCTTAGCATGTTCAGTCATCGCATGGCAGCTCAAACACTCCCTATCCTGCACCTGCATAAAAGGCTCGGCGTGACATTTTTTACAGTCGGCTTCTATCAGCTTATGTGAGTTTGAGATCGGGCCACTACTCCACGACTCCATCCTCTTGGAGCTGAGCGGAAACACAAAGAGTATTCCGGTGCAGACTAGAGTAACTCCCCATATTAAACCCCTCATGCTCGGTAGATACGACTCAACCCTAAGGCTCTTAAGCAGCTTTGAGCCATCCTCGTGCTGCTTACCCTCCTCTACCGGCTTAATAATATGTATCAACTCAACAACGTCGTCGTCTGCTATCCGTATGCGTAGCTCTATATCTCCTAGTTGAATAAGATCGTTATCCTGTAGCGCTGTTTGCGCAACGCGGCTGCCGTTAACTCGCACCCCGGCCAGAGAGCCCAGATCTAAGACCTGCAGGCTTCCTGCCTCCCTCCCTGCCTTCCAGATAAACTTGGCGTGAACTAGGGAGACCCGCTTGCTGAGAAATATAAGGTGCGAATCCCCGCCACGACCAAGCACCAACTCACTCTGTGCATAGTCTGTCGCTAAGCGCTCAGTCGATCCGTTTAGATTCTGTTTTTCTTGAACGTACCTAAATATCATCTGTTACCGCAGAAAAAACACCGCAAAGATATGCACAGCCAGCGCGACGCATAACACAACTGAAACCGGGACATGCACGTAAAGCCAGATCTTAAGCAGGGCCTTAATACGAGCCTGCTCGATCAATCCACTAAGGATGCTGCGCTTATAATCAAGCATTCCGAGCATACCAACTGCATCGTTATGCTCCGACTCAGGGATCTCTGTTAGCAAGGCTGCCACAATTTGCTGATCGAAAACTGGCAGCTTAGTTAGTTTAAGAAGAGCGCGCAGCCCCACCTTAAATGGAAGATCAAATCTATTAAGGAGCGCCAGAAACTGTTCGCTCTTCTGTACGCAGAGCGCCTCTATCTGCTCGTTGAGAGCGTCTATCTGCTCAATCAACGCAAGGTCCTTAACTCCGCCGCGGTGCGCCGTAATCCTTCCTGATAACACTGCGTAATTCGCCGCCCCCCAGATGCCACTTACGATCGTCAACACCATACTTACGTACGCCAAGGTATGAACATTTACTCCAAAGCTAAAACCAGCATGCAGCGGCACCAGTAACAACAACCCGATCCCGATCCAGACATGCGCCGCGAGCCAGCCCTCTACTGTCCCTAAGGAAGATCCGTAGGCGCGTTTGCGAATCCCGTAAGCCATCAGCCAAATAACTCCGATAGTTGAGATAATACCGAACGTATAGCCGACGGTTGTGCCGCCGTTAGGCCCACCAACCGGAGTATCAACGATATAAACCACCGTACAGAGCAGCAACGCTATCAGGGTGAACCACAGCCACTTGAAGTTACGATAAGTAATGAAGTTCTCCTGTACCACTATTCCCTCTTTGAGCTAACTATCTGCATTAATTTTGTAGAGTTGACGCGCATCGCCGCTCCGGTTGGACAGGCCCTGACGCATGCCGGCCCACCGCTTAGTTCGTAACACATATCGCACTTGGCGGCCTTGGCAGGTCCCTTCACCTTCTTTTTTAAGCCAAGCATCTCTAGCAACGAGAACCCTTTGCTCGTATCGTCATAGACCATCATAATAACTCCGTACGGGCAGTTGCTTACGCAGTTACCACAACCGATACATGAATCACGGATTACGATCTCCCCATTTGGCAGCCGGGTCAGAGCGTCTGGTGGACAATCGAGCATGCAGAGTGGATTCTCGCAGTGGCGGCATGAGATCGGAACCTGAATAGAGGCGAAGCTCTTGCCACCTTTGCGATCAAGCCTACTATATCCATTGTGAGTTGCGGCGCAGGCAGCTTCGCAGTGATCGCATCCGATACATAGGTCTGAGTCTATCAGGAGCACGTTCTCGGCATCTGAGAGTCCCTCCTTCATCATAAAATCAAGCATCGCGCCCGATTCCTCATTCAAATTCAACATCGTGTTCTGTATCTTTCTCTGATCCGCTATCTGTACGATGCTGCGTTTAACATCGGGAAACTCCGCTAGTAGTTCAAGTACATCGCCCTTTTGAAGAACTATTGTATCGCATGCCACTGCGGCAGTAACCGTAGCGGAGCGCGCTGTTGGAGCCTCCATGATCACCGCCATCTCACCAACAAATCGACCTGCTGGCACATAGGTCTGCGCCACATCAACACCGTTGTGATTAAAGCGCGAAACCTTAACGGACCCTTTGCGAATTACGTAGAGCGCCTCGCCGATATCGCCCTCCTTAAAGAGCACCTCGCCCCTCTTGAAGCTCTTCATCTTGGCTTTCGTAACGAGCACCTCAAGGAACGAGAGGGGCACCTCGGGAAAGATCGAGAGCCGCAGGGCGCGTAACATAAAGAGTTCATCCAGGGCGCGCTTAACCGAGTTGATCGATGCGATCAGTTTAAGCATCTGCTTACGGGGCGTCTCAAGTAAGAGTGTGCCTACCTCAGCCGCCCGAACGGTTGCAACACGCCTACGCCCGGAGAGTAGTCCCATCTCTCCAAAGAACTGCCCCTGCGAGAGCTTTACCTTATGTGTTGGATCGATCTCAATCTCAACGCTTCCAGAGATAACGCTCCAGAATGAGTCGCTGTAGTCATTCTTTAGGAATATAATATCGCCTGGGCCCTGCAGGTGCAGGGTAGAGTCAATCGCCATCTCTCGCATCTGTGGAACACTGAGCTCCTTAAAGAGCGGAAGATTTTGTGTAATCTTCGGGAAGTTCTGCTGAAAGGCCCCGGGCAGATGCGCGAATCGCTCCTCAAGCATAGCTTGATCTGCGGGCTCCACCGGCTCGCCTCGAATATGCTCTATAACCTCATAGCCTTGGTTGATCGCCTGCTTAATTAGGGGATACCCGATCAAAGCTCCCAGAATATAGAGGCCCGCTACATTTGATTCATAGCGCTCGTTTACGACCGGAAGTGCCGTTGGCTCTGCGTTGGGAAGGGCTACCCCTATAGACTCAAGGAATTTTCTGGGGGGGATAGATCCAAGCCGAGCTATTATATGGTCGCACGGAACTGAAACCTCCCCCTCGGGGGTATCAATGAAGGTGGTCCCTAGCTCTACGCGCGCCACCGTAGCGTCGTAGAAGCAGCGAACTATCCCCTTAGCGATAGCGCTCAGGATAAGCTTTGCATTGGCATCCTTAGCACGCGCAAATCCGTCACCACGATTAACGAGTGACACGGTATTTGTGTTAGCCAGTGCAAGTGCATTCTCGATAGCGGCATCACCGGCTCCAACAACGATGATATTTTTAGCGCTAAAGGCCTGCGGATCGGCGAGCGTATAGGCGATATGCGCCAGATCGTCCCCAGGAACTCCTAGCTTTCTCGGGGAGCCCTGCACGCCTATCGTAAGAACTACCTGTTTTGCTGTGCATAGTGTGCCCTGGTAGTGGATCTCAAAGAGCTCCCCAACCTTTTCAAGTTTATTAACCTCGGCCCTGATCAGATTAACCTGGTGTTGCTCAAGGTCGTGCTGAAACTCCTCAAGCACCTTTTCCCGACTCCCTGCATCAAAACGGCATCTCGCTCTAAGGGGGAGCCTCTGCGGTTCGGCCATTACGTACTTACGCAGCTGATAATCGTAGATAGTGTTTGCTATCTGGCTCTTCTCAAACAGAATATGGGGTATCTTATGAAAAGCGGCGCTAGTTGCCGCTGCAATTCCAGCAGGACCGGCTCCAATAATGGCGATTTCAAAGTGTTGTGGCATAACAACTAGAGGGCTCTTCTGAGGGGTGCAGTATAACTTTTTGACTATAATTTCCAGGATCATTTGATGCAATTTAAATCGGTATGGCCCCGCACGTTATGAAACGCTACCCTACAGAAAGAGATCTAAAATGCTCGTAAAACGTCTTTACATTATCGCCCTGTTTAGCTGGCTGGCTGCCGTTCCATGCCTGCCGCTCTTAGCTGAGCCAGGCGCTGTAAAACAGGGCGCAAAATACCTTGGAACAGGCTCGTGCTCATCCTCTAACTGTCACGGCAGCGCCCATCCATTAAAGGGCTCAGATGTTCTACAAAATGAATACTATACCTGGACCAAGCACGACCAACATTCTAGGGCCTATAGCAACCTAATAAGCCCTGATGCCAGGCGTATGACGTCCCTCCTCGGCCTTAGTGCGCCAAACAAGGAGCCGCTCTGTCTTAGTTGTCACACGACCTATGTTCCAGAGCAGTCTAGGCGGGGTGAGAGGTTTCAGATTGAGGATGGCGTTTCATGTGAGTCGTGTCACGGCGCAGCTGAAAATTGGCTTGAATCACATGCGGTCACAGGCGCCACCCATAAAGAGAATCTAGCACACGGATTAACCGATATCGCACAGCTCAGTCAACGTGCGACCCTCTGCCTCTCCTGCCACTACGGAGACGAAGAGAAGCGCGTCACGCACGACCTCTACGGAGCGGGGCATCCGCGCCTTAGCTTTGAGCTCGACACCTTCGGAATACTTCAACCGAGGCACTGGGTCGTGGATCAGGACTATATAAAGCGCAAATCTCAGTACGTGCCGTTGCTAGCGTGGTTCGCCGGACAGTCAACTCATGCGCAGAGTCTGATAAAGATGCTCCAATCTCAAGCCAGAACGATGGACGGCGCATTGCCGGAGCTTGCCTTGTTTGACTGTTTTTCATGTCACCATAGCCTCGCTGAGCAGCAGTGGAAGCACCAGACATACGGGGGCAAGCCTGGCCAACTGCAGATTAATCTTGCTCCTCTTCTTATGCTACAGTGGTCGCTAAAGGCCTTGGATCCAAAGCTCGCAGCTACCCTTGGGGAGCAGGTAGCTATCCTGCATACATCAGATGGAACGGCAGCCTCACAGGAGGCGCTCACACAACTTACAGAGCTTCTTACCAAGCAGGTGCAACCGTTAATCTTATCTGCACCAGTTGACTACCAACTGTGCAAAGGGGTTTTGCAGCAACTGAGTTTATTCGCCGTAACGACCCCCTTTCCAAAGTATGAGGTAGCAGAGCAGATCGGTATGGGAATTCAGGCCACCCTAGCCTCCTCTTCACAGCTCGCTAAGGAGTATAAGTCGGAGCTCGACAAGCTCTTTAAAACCCTTTCGCAACCAACGAACTTTAAGAGTGAGCGCTTTACGGCAGCAGCAACTAAGCTGCAGCGCTCGATTCGATAAGGATCTACGACTATGTCTCCGTTTATCCCGTCTCCCTTTATTCCGTATCCCTCGATTCCCCTGCAATTTGATGAAATAACCCTGCTTTACCTACGGGAGCTGCGCACGGTTTATCCTACGACCGAGGATGCTCTCGCTAAGATAGCGCTGCTCTCGGCTACCCTGACCCTACCAAAGGGTACGATACATGTGATTAGCGATGTGCACGGTGAGTATAAGAAGCTGCGACACGTTGTTAATAATGCATCGGGCTCCCTCAAGCCCCTCGTTTCAGATCTCTTCACTAAGACCCTCTCAGAGCAGGAGCAGCTTCGACTTTTAAGCTTTATCTACTATCCACGTGAATCGTTTCTATTTTATTGCAACGATTCCGTATCATCTGAACAACGGCGTGAGATCGTTAGTTTAAACCTTAGTGCTATGCTTCAGATCGTTAGAGCGCTGGCTACAAGCTATCCGTTACATGAGGTAGCCGAGCTCCTTCCTCAACACTATCTACAACTCTTCCGAGAGCTAATCCTAAGCCCCCAGTTTAATCGTAGCCCGGAGCATTTCAGCTCTATACTTGAATCATTTATCTCACACGGTCGTGAGCTTGACCTGCTCAGGCTTACGGCACGCATCATCCGGAATTTGGCGATCGAT is a window from the Pseudomonadota bacterium genome containing:
- a CDS encoding cyclic nucleotide-binding domain-containing protein — translated: MPQHFEIAIIGAGPAGIAAATSAAFHKIPHILFEKSQIANTIYDYQLRKYVMAEPQRLPLRARCRFDAGSREKVLEEFQHDLEQHQVNLIRAEVNKLEKVGELFEIHYQGTLCTAKQVVLTIGVQGSPRKLGVPGDDLAHIAYTLADPQAFSAKNIIVVGAGDAAIENALALANTNTVSLVNRGDGFARAKDANAKLILSAIAKGIVRCFYDATVARVELGTTFIDTPEGEVSVPCDHIIARLGSIPPRKFLESIGVALPNAEPTALPVVNERYESNVAGLYILGALIGYPLIKQAINQGYEVIEHIRGEPVEPADQAMLEERFAHLPGAFQQNFPKITQNLPLFKELSVPQMREMAIDSTLHLQGPGDIIFLKNDYSDSFWSVISGSVEIEIDPTHKVKLSQGQFFGEMGLLSGRRRVATVRAAEVGTLLLETPRKQMLKLIASINSVKRALDELFMLRALRLSIFPEVPLSFLEVLVTKAKMKSFKRGEVLFKEGDIGEALYVIRKGSVKVSRFNHNGVDVAQTYVPAGRFVGEMAVIMEAPTARSATVTAAVACDTIVLQKGDVLELLAEFPDVKRSIVQIADQRKIQNTMLNLNEESGAMLDFMMKEGLSDAENVLLIDSDLCIGCDHCEAACAATHNGYSRLDRKGGKSFASIQVPISCRHCENPLCMLDCPPDALTRLPNGEIVIRDSCIGCGNCVSNCPYGVIMMVYDDTSKGFSLLEMLGLKKKVKGPAKAAKCDMCYELSGGPACVRACPTGAAMRVNSTKLMQIVSSKRE
- a CDS encoding multiheme c-type cytochrome, translated to MLVKRLYIIALFSWLAAVPCLPLLAEPGAVKQGAKYLGTGSCSSSNCHGSAHPLKGSDVLQNEYYTWTKHDQHSRAYSNLISPDARRMTSLLGLSAPNKEPLCLSCHTTYVPEQSRRGERFQIEDGVSCESCHGAAENWLESHAVTGATHKENLAHGLTDIAQLSQRATLCLSCHYGDEEKRVTHDLYGAGHPRLSFELDTFGILQPRHWVVDQDYIKRKSQYVPLLAWFAGQSTHAQSLIKMLQSQARTMDGALPELALFDCFSCHHSLAEQQWKHQTYGGKPGQLQINLAPLLMLQWSLKALDPKLAATLGEQVAILHTSDGTAASQEALTQLTELLTKQVQPLILSAPVDYQLCKGVLQQLSLFAVTTPFPKYEVAEQIGMGIQATLASSSQLAKEYKSELDKLFKTLSQPTNFKSERFTAAATKLQRSIR